The Methanopyrus kandleri AV19 DNA segment GCCAGGGGGCTTCGGGGTTCACGTAATCCTTCGTCACGGGGGAAACTCCGCCCCAGTCGTTCGCGCCCGCCAACAGCGCGAGCTGACCCGTCTCACGGTTCAGGTTCGGGGGTACTTGGACCGGAACGTCCGGCAGTATCAGCCGCGCCGTCGCGACCGTCCGTAGTAAGTCGGCGGGTGTGGGTTCGGGGTGGTCCTCCATCGGGATTCCCGGTTTCGTCCTGAAGTTCTGAACGATCACCTCCTGAACGTGACCGTACCGCTCGTGCATTCTCTGGATCTCTTCCAAGGTCTTCACGCGTTCCTCCCACGTCTCGCCGATGCCGATCAGTATCCCGGTGGTGAAAGGTACTTTCAACTCCCCGGCGTATTTCAGCACCTTCAGACGCTCCTCGGGGCGCTTCCCGGGAGAGTGTTCGTGGGGACCACTTTCCTCACACAACCGCTCCGATAGTATCTCCATCATGAGGCCCATGCTGGCGTTCCAACGACGCAGCTTCCGCATCTCCCGCTTCGTGATCACGCCGGGGTTGCTGTGCGGCAGCATGTCGTACTCCTCCACGCATCTACGGCAGAGGTCGACGAGGTACTCGACGGTGCTCGAATACCCGTGCTCCTCCAGCCATTCGAGGGCCTCGTCGTACCGCTCCTCAGGGCGCTCTCCGAAGGTGAAGAGCACCTCCTTGCAACCGGCTTCCTTACCCTTCTCCACGATCTCGAAGACCTCTTCCGGGGAGAGATACGGCGACCTCACCTCCTCCGGTTCCCGACGGAAGGTGCAGTAAGCGCACCGATTCCGACATAACCGGGTGAGCGGTACGAACACGTTCTTCGAGTAGGAAACCACCGTGCCGAACTTCTCCCTGGTCAACCGGTTCGCCCGGTCCATGAGCTCGAGGAGATCGTTGCCCTTCAAACGTCCGCCCCGGTCGCTTCGGTCACCCGCGGGGTTTAATCCTGAGCGCGTCGGGACAGACGTAATCAAGGGGTACGCGGCGGGCCCCTCGGAGGTCGTGGGGGCTGGGGAGATGGCCGAGGCTCTCGGCGAGGAACTGGAGCGCGAAATTCAGCGGAGATGGGAAGAGATGGACCTACTTTCGAAGGTCCTAGAGAAGAACCGCGACGGACCTCTCTTCTACTTCCTCGACGGTCCACCTTACGCGAGCGGCTCGATTCACCTCGGTACAGCCTGGAACAAGATCATCAAGGACGCCGTGAACCGGTACAAGCTGATGCGCGGATACCGGGTCCGACTGCAGCCCGGTTGGGACTGCCACGGTCTCCCGATCGAGGTGAAGGTCGAGCAGGAGGTCCTCTCGGACGAGATCGAGTGCAAGAAGGACATCGAGGAGAAGGTCGGCGTCGACAAGTTCGTGGAAAAGTGCAAGGAATTCGCCCTGAAGCACGTAGAGATCATGACGGAGCAGTTCAAGCGTCTGGGCGTCCTGATGGACTGGGACAACCCGTACATGACCCTGGACAACGAGTACATCGAGGGAGCCTGGTACACGCTCAAGCGCGCCCACGAGCGCGGTCTCCTCGACCGGGACGTGAGGATCGTCAACTGGTGCCCGCGGTGTGAGACCGCCCTGGCGGACCACGAGGTCGAGTACAAGGAGGTCGAGGACCCCTCGATCTTCGTGATCTTTCCGATCGAGGACGATTCCGACGCCGAGGTCGACTTACCCGAGAACTCAGCCCTGCTGATCTGGACGACCACCCCGTGGACGTTGCCCGCCAACCTAGCCGTCGCCGTGCACCCAGAGGAGGAGTACGTCCTCGCGCGCGCCGAGGTGGACGGCGAGGAGTGGCACCTGATCGTCGCTGACAAGCTCAAGGTCGTGCTGTCCGTCGTGACGGACTCGTACGAGATCGTGGACTCGTTTCCGGGAGAGGCGCTGGAGGGTCTCCGGTACCGCCCGCCGCTGTGGGAGGAGGTGCCCAAGCTGCGCGAGCTGCACGAGGAGGACGACCGTGTCCACCGCGTGTACACCGCCGAGTGGGTCACGATGGAGGAGGGTACCGGGTGCGTCCACTCGGCGCCCGGTCACGGTGAGGAGGACTTCGAGCTCGGCCGAGAGGTCGGCCTGCCTCCGCACTGCCCGGTGGCCGAGGACGGTACGTTCACAGAAGACGGCGGTAAGTACGAGGGACTCTATGTGCGCGACGCCAACGAGAAGATCGTCGAGGACCTACGTGAGAAGGGACTCCTCGCGCACGAGGACACCGTGGAGCACCGGTACGGTCACTGTTGGCGCTGTAAGACCCCGATCATCTACCGGGCTACCGAGCAGTGGTTCCTCAAAGTCACTGAGGTGAAGGACGAGATGCTCGAGTGGATAGAGCGGGTGGAGTGGATCCCGGAATGGGCGGGTCACTCCCGGTTCAAAAGCTGGGTCGAGAACGCCCGGGACTGGTGTATCTCGCGTCAGCGGTACTGGGGTATCCCGCTTCCGGTCTGGGAGTGCGAGGAGTGCGGTCATCTCGAGGTGATCGGCTCGCTGAGCGAGCTCGAGGCGAAGGCGGTCAGTCTCCCGCCCGGTGAACCCGACCTGCACAGGCCCTGGGTCGACGAGGTAGTCCTGAAGTGCCCGGAGTGCGGCTCCTACATGAGGCGCGTGCCGGACGTGCTCGACGTCTGGGTAGACTCGGGAGTCGCCGCGTGGGCCTCGCTCGGGTACCCACGTCGCGAGGACGAGTTCGAGCGGTGGTTCCTCAAGGAGGGACGCTGTGACCCCGACGATCCGGAGGCGGGCGCGGACTTCATCACCGAGGGTCACGACCAGACCCGCGGATGGTTCTACTCGCAGCTAGGTTGTGGCGTCGTCACCTTCGATACGTGCCCGTACAGGACCGTGCTCATGCACGGGTTCACGCTCGACGAGGAAGGTCGGAAGATGAGCAAGTCCCTGGGTAACGTCGTCGACCCGATGGACGTCGTTGAGAAGTACGGTGCCGATACCCTACGCTGGTACGTCCTGCGCTCCAACGCACCCTGGCGGGATATGCACTTCAGCTGGCAGGACGTGCGCGACACCCACCGGGCGCTCAACGTCCTGTGGAACGCGTACCGGTTCACGAAGATGTACTCGGAACTGGACGAGTTCGACCCCGAGGAACACCCGCTGGAGGATCTGGAGGAGCACCTCAAGCCAGAGGATCGGTGGCTGCTCTCCCGGATCAACTCGCTGGTGGAGGAGGTCACCGACGCGTTCGAGCGGTACCACGTCCATGAGGCGGCCCGCGCGCTGTACCGCTTCGTCACGGAGGACCTCAGCCGGTGGTACATCCGGCTGGTCAGGGAGCGCGTATGGCTGGAGGGTGACGATCCCGAGAAACTCGCGGTCTACGCGGTGCTGCACTACACGTTCGATCGGCTGGTCAGACTTCTGGCGCCGATCGTGCCACACGTCGCCGAGCGGATATACCTGGATTACGTCCGCGCGGGCGACGATCCAGAGAGCGTTCACCTCACGGACTGGCCCGAAGTAGACGACCGATGGGTCGACGAGGGACTGGAAAAGGCCATGGAGCTCGTCCGGAAGGCCGCGGAGGCCGCCCTCTCGGTCCGGCAGCGTGCCGGGGTCAAGACACGCTGGCCACTACGTCGCCTGTTCGTGGAGGTCGAGGATCCGAAGCGGCTAGAGGACCTCAAGGACGTGCTGGCCCGCGTCGCGAACGTCAAGGAGGTCGAGCTCGGGGAGGAGTTCCCGGAGAAGGTACCCGTGGCCGAGCCGAGGCCCGATAAGATCGGTCCCGAGTTCCGATCGCTGGCGGGCCGCGTGATCGAGCACGTCAAGGACCGCGCGGAGGAGGTGGCGCGGTCGATCCTGAAGGACGGGGAGTACAGGACCGAGCTGGACGGCGAGGATGTCGTCCTGACGGAGGAGCACGTTAAGGTGACCGAGGACCTGCCCGAGGGCTGGGAGGCCGAGGAGTTCGAGGGCGGCCGGGTGTACGTCTTCGTCGAGCTGGACGAGGAGTTGAAGTCCGAGGCGTGGGCCAGGGAGGTCGTTCGTCGCGTCCAGGAGATGAGGAAAGAGCTGGACTTGAACCTGGAGGAGAGGATCAGGGTGTGGATCGAAACGGACGAAGAGATCGCGGAGGCCGTGGAAGAGCACTCGGAATACGTACGTGGTGAGACGCGGGCGGACGAGCTCCACGTGAACGAGGGTTGGCCCGAAGAAGTCGATCTGGAGCGCGAGTGGGAGGTGGAGGACAGGACGATCCGCATCGCCGTGGTCGTTTCGGGGTGAAGTGGATGAAGGTCGACCCCTCGGAGTTCGAGCTGGAGTTCTTCGAGGAGATCGGGTTCGAGCGTAAGCGCTGTCCCGAGTGCGGCGAGTACTTCTGGGGACCGCCGGAGGCCGAGGTGTGTAACGAGACCCCGTGCGTCGAGTACTCCTTCATCGGCGACCCACCGGCGTCCGTGAAACTGGACGTATGGGAGGCCGGAGAGGAGTTCTTCCGGTTCTTCGAACGGCACGATCACGAGGTCCTCGACCGCTACCCCGTCGTCGCCAGGTGGCGGGACGATATCCACCTGACTATCGCCTCGATAGCCTGCTTCCAACCTTGGGTGACCTCGGGGGAAGTTCCTCCACCCGCCAACCCTCTAGTGATCAACCAGCCCTGTATACGGCTCAACGACATCGACAACGTGGGTAGGACCGGGCGGCACTTCACGCTCTTCCACATGGGAGGCCACCACGCCTTCAACAACCACCCTCACGACCGGAGGGACATCTACTGGAAGGAGGAAACCGTGCGCCTGTGCTACGAGTTCACCGTGGAAAAGCTCGGAATCCCCGAAGAGAAGATCGCGTTCAAGGAGTCGTGGTGGGAGGGCGGCGGTAACGCGGGCCCGTGCTTCGAGGTGGTGGTCGACGGACTCGAGCTCGCGACGCTGGTGTTCATGCAGTACGAACAGGTGGGAGGGGAGTACAGGGAGCTCCCTCAGAAGATCGTCGACACCGGGTACGGTATCGAGCGGTACGCGTGGATAACGACCGGCGAACCCACGGCGTACGACGCGGTCTTCGGAGACCTCGTGGACGCCACGGCCCGCGACCTCGGTGTGGAGATCGACGGGGAGGCCCGTGAGATCCTCGGTGAGCTGGCCAGGGTCGCCGGTCTGATGGACGTCGAGACGGAGTCCGATCTGCGGGTCCTGCGGAATCGCGTGGCCCGGAGACTGGACCTTGACGTGAACGAGCTGGTGCGGGTCGCCGAGCCGGTCGAGTTCGTGTACGGGATCCTGGACCACGCCAGATGCCTCGCGTTCATGCTCGGCGACGGTGTCGTCCCGTCCAACGCCGGCGAGGGCTACCTGGCTCGGCTCGTGATCCGGAGGGCGCTTCGCCTGCTGGACGGTCTGGACGCCGAGCGTGAGTACCTGCTGGAGGTAGTCGAGAGGGTCCTCGAAGACCTTCGCGGCACGTACCCGGAGCTCGCGGAGCGTGAGGAGTACATCCAAGATGCCTTGGAGTGTGAGATCGACCGCTACACTCGGGCGTTGAAGCGCGGAAAGAAGGAGGTCAGGAAGCGCCTCGAGGAGAAGGGTGAACTGTCTTTCGAAGACCTCGTCGAGCTTTACGACTCCCATGGGATTCCACCCGAGGTGGCGCGCGAGATAGCCGAGGACGAGGGCGTCGAGGTCGAAGTACCGGACGACTTCTATTCACGTGTGGCCGAGCGACACGAGGGGCCCGAAGAGGTCGAGGAGGGCCTTGAAGAACTGGAGCGGATCGCGGTGGAAGAGGAACTGCCGGAGACGGAGCTCGCCTTCTACGACGACGAGAAGCGACTCGAGTTCAAGGCGGAGGTGATCGGTACTTACGAGGTGAACGGCGATGCCTGGGTCGTCTTGGACCGCACGTACTTCTACCCGGAGGGAGGCGGTCAGGAGGCAGATCGCGGTACGATGCGCTGGAAGGATGGGGAGGCCGAGGTTAAGGACGTCCAGAAGGTGCGTGGAGTGGTCTTCCACCGAATCGACGGGGACGTACCGCCCGAGGGTGCCGAGGTCGAGTGCGAGGTGGACGGCGAGCGCAGGATGCGCCTGACCAGAAACCACACGGCGACCCACGTGATCCTCGAGGCCGCCCGACGCGTCCTCGGCGATCACGTCTGGCAGGCCGGCGCCCATAAGTCCACGGACGAGGCGCGTCTCGACGTAACTCACCACCGGCGGATCTCCGACGAGGAGCTCCGGGAGATCGAGCGTCTTGCCAACGAGATCGTGATGAAGGATTTACCCGTCAACAAGCGGTTCATGGACCGGAACGAGGCGGAACGTCGGTACGGGTTCGAGCTGTACCAGGGCGGTGTGGTCCCGGGACGCGAGATCCGGGTGGTGGAGATCGAAGGATGGAACGTACAGGCGTGCGCGGGTACACACTGCGACAGTACCGGTGAGATCGGTCCGATAAAGATCGTGGGTCGGGAACGCATCCAGGACGGTGTGGAGAGGATCAGGTTCGCCGCCGGTGAGGCGGCCCTGGAACGCATTTGGGAGACCGAGGACCTGTTGCGCGAGACGTGCGAGGTACTCCGGGTGAACCCGGAGAACCTTCCCAAGACCGTGAAGAGGTTCTTCGAGGAGTGGAAGGAGCAGAGGAAGCGGATCGAGCGCTTGGAGAGGGAGCTGGTGGAGGCGAAACTACGTGCGGCGCCGGCGGAGGGTCGCCGGGTCGGCGATTTCACAGTCACACTCGTGGAGCTGGAGGACGTCGAGGTCGGCTCCGTGGCCGGTACTGTCGAAGAACTCGTCAAGGAGCACGAGAAC contains these protein-coding regions:
- the alaS gene encoding alanine--tRNA ligase — encoded protein: MKVDPSEFELEFFEEIGFERKRCPECGEYFWGPPEAEVCNETPCVEYSFIGDPPASVKLDVWEAGEEFFRFFERHDHEVLDRYPVVARWRDDIHLTIASIACFQPWVTSGEVPPPANPLVINQPCIRLNDIDNVGRTGRHFTLFHMGGHHAFNNHPHDRRDIYWKEETVRLCYEFTVEKLGIPEEKIAFKESWWEGGGNAGPCFEVVVDGLELATLVFMQYEQVGGEYRELPQKIVDTGYGIERYAWITTGEPTAYDAVFGDLVDATARDLGVEIDGEAREILGELARVAGLMDVETESDLRVLRNRVARRLDLDVNELVRVAEPVEFVYGILDHARCLAFMLGDGVVPSNAGEGYLARLVIRRALRLLDGLDAEREYLLEVVERVLEDLRGTYPELAEREEYIQDALECEIDRYTRALKRGKKEVRKRLEEKGELSFEDLVELYDSHGIPPEVAREIAEDEGVEVEVPDDFYSRVAERHEGPEEVEEGLEELERIAVEEELPETELAFYDDEKRLEFKAEVIGTYEVNGDAWVVLDRTYFYPEGGGQEADRGTMRWKDGEAEVKDVQKVRGVVFHRIDGDVPPEGAEVECEVDGERRMRLTRNHTATHVILEAARRVLGDHVWQAGAHKSTDEARLDVTHHRRISDEELREIERLANEIVMKDLPVNKRFMDRNEAERRYGFELYQGGVVPGREIRVVEIEGWNVQACAGTHCDSTGEIGPIKIVGRERIQDGVERIRFAAGEAALERIWETEDLLRETCEVLRVNPENLPKTVKRFFEEWKEQRKRIERLERELVEAKLRAAPAEGRRVGDFTVTLVELEDVEVGSVAGTVEELVKEHENLVLVAKIVSNGSCQVVVGSGESAPPAGELMREIGKLIEGGGGGDERLAQGGGRNPDGLTEDRLVEIVEDLAGG
- the ileS gene encoding isoleucine--tRNA ligase — encoded protein: MAEALGEELEREIQRRWEEMDLLSKVLEKNRDGPLFYFLDGPPYASGSIHLGTAWNKIIKDAVNRYKLMRGYRVRLQPGWDCHGLPIEVKVEQEVLSDEIECKKDIEEKVGVDKFVEKCKEFALKHVEIMTEQFKRLGVLMDWDNPYMTLDNEYIEGAWYTLKRAHERGLLDRDVRIVNWCPRCETALADHEVEYKEVEDPSIFVIFPIEDDSDAEVDLPENSALLIWTTTPWTLPANLAVAVHPEEEYVLARAEVDGEEWHLIVADKLKVVLSVVTDSYEIVDSFPGEALEGLRYRPPLWEEVPKLRELHEEDDRVHRVYTAEWVTMEEGTGCVHSAPGHGEEDFELGREVGLPPHCPVAEDGTFTEDGGKYEGLYVRDANEKIVEDLREKGLLAHEDTVEHRYGHCWRCKTPIIYRATEQWFLKVTEVKDEMLEWIERVEWIPEWAGHSRFKSWVENARDWCISRQRYWGIPLPVWECEECGHLEVIGSLSELEAKAVSLPPGEPDLHRPWVDEVVLKCPECGSYMRRVPDVLDVWVDSGVAAWASLGYPRREDEFERWFLKEGRCDPDDPEAGADFITEGHDQTRGWFYSQLGCGVVTFDTCPYRTVLMHGFTLDEEGRKMSKSLGNVVDPMDVVEKYGADTLRWYVLRSNAPWRDMHFSWQDVRDTHRALNVLWNAYRFTKMYSELDEFDPEEHPLEDLEEHLKPEDRWLLSRINSLVEEVTDAFERYHVHEAARALYRFVTEDLSRWYIRLVRERVWLEGDDPEKLAVYAVLHYTFDRLVRLLAPIVPHVAERIYLDYVRAGDDPESVHLTDWPEVDDRWVDEGLEKAMELVRKAAEAALSVRQRAGVKTRWPLRRLFVEVEDPKRLEDLKDVLARVANVKEVELGEEFPEKVPVAEPRPDKIGPEFRSLAGRVIEHVKDRAEEVARSILKDGEYRTELDGEDVVLTEEHVKVTEDLPEGWEAEEFEGGRVYVFVELDEELKSEAWAREVVRRVQEMRKELDLNLEERIRVWIETDEEIAEAVEEHSEYVRGETRADELHVNEGWPEEVDLEREWEVEDRTIRIAVVVSG
- the cofG gene encoding 7,8-didemethyl-8-hydroxy-5-deazariboflavin synthase CofG translates to MKGNDLLELMDRANRLTREKFGTVVSYSKNVFVPLTRLCRNRCAYCTFRREPEEVRSPYLSPEEVFEIVEKGKEAGCKEVLFTFGERPEERYDEALEWLEEHGYSSTVEYLVDLCRRCVEEYDMLPHSNPGVITKREMRKLRRWNASMGLMMEILSERLCEESGPHEHSPGKRPEERLKVLKYAGELKVPFTTGILIGIGETWEERVKTLEEIQRMHERYGHVQEVIVQNFRTKPGIPMEDHPEPTPADLLRTVATARLILPDVPVQVPPNLNRETGQLALLAGANDWGGVSPVTKDYVNPEAPWPEIEELKRLTEDVGFRLRERLPIYPEYVRRGWYHANISEVVERLSDDEGFAR